The Halorussus gelatinilyticus genome contains the following window.
GGCCGAGGACGGAAGCCACGAGGTAACTCGGCCGAACGCCGACTCGACGGTCCGGCGCGCACCACTTCGGGACACGACCGGGCGTAGGGACCCGGCCGCCGAAAATCCTCGCGTTCGCGTCGGCCTCCCTCGACCTCCCCCTTCGCTCCGCCCCCGACCTCTTCTTCGCTCCGTCCTCGACCTCCCATCCCTGACCCTGCGCTCGCCCGGCAGTAGCGTCCGACTGCCGTGCCGTATCGACCCCGTAACTCCGCATTTCCTGCGCCTCTGGGTCTCAAGCGTTCACTTTCGCGCTCGGCCGTGGTTTCGGGTCCCGGCGCCGTTAGCCGGGTTAATCAGGCGTATCAGCGACTAAGGAGGCCTATAACAATTGGCCCGTCCGTCGTTCGTTCGGTCGTGACGAGGCGCACTCCGCGCCGGATTTCATCATGAGTTCGGACCGACTTCACTGGCCGTCGGCTATCCGCGAGGACCCGCGACGCCTGACCGCACCGCTGGCCGGAATCGACGGCTGGGAGCGGACGCTCTGGATTCTCGTCGGCGTCGCGCTCGTCGGCGACCTGCTCACGACCTACTACGGGTTGCAACTCGGTCTCACCGAGTCGAACCCGGTCGCTCGGGCCGCGCTCGACCGATTCGGCTTCGCGGCGATGGTCGGACTGAAGCTGTTCGCGCTCGCGGTCGGAGTCGGCTGTCGGCGACTG
Protein-coding sequences here:
- a CDS encoding DUF5658 family protein, with product MSSDRLHWPSAIREDPRRLTAPLAGIDGWERTLWILVGVALVGDLLTTYYGLQLGLTESNPVARAALDRFGFAAMVGLKLFALAVGVGCRRLLPDEHGLLVPAGLAVPWMGAVVVNLSLYAIVLG